A region of the Arachis hypogaea cultivar Tifrunner chromosome 15, arahy.Tifrunner.gnm2.J5K5, whole genome shotgun sequence genome:
TAACAACTAGGCACACAACTGCAGACATCCTCGGGAACACAAGTACATCACATACGCAAAAATAGATGGTCAAGGTACCATAATAGCTACACATTCTTGCTTTCCCTCTAAAAACTTCAATAACAAAAACATCACCTAGATCCCCGAGCATATCTCCTATCTGGGCTGCCGTATGGAGAGTAAGGGGGTGACCTAGACCTTTCCCTCCTAGATCTTCCACCCCCACCATAGGGAGAGCGCCTTGGAGAATAGTCCCTGCCACCTCGATATGGTGATCGCCTAGGGGACCGTCGATATTGATAATCATCACGTCCAGGTCCACCTCGATACCTTCCACGATCAGCACCACGGTCACCACGGTGCCCTAGAAACAATCAGAAGATGGAAATTTATTAAACATTAGTACTGCAAgagaaaatttggaattttgtaacaataaaaaatagatatactaGTATTCACTCTCCACTCATTCAAGATCCTCAACTTGGATATACAAGTATATACAGAAAATCTCTCAGAAGATGCATCTCAAACTTACCATAGTCTCTTGTACTTTTCAACCCAAGATAGTGTCCAGGTGTGGGAGTTCTTGGCCGCTTTCTTCGCGACTGAAAAAATACAGAAGATAAATTATGAGTTTCATCgttataaaagaaaatggaaaaaccATCCAATGATTTGTCATGGCATAACAGCTTGATCTCTATGATACCCATCTGTCCTTGATGGATAGTTTGATGTACCACTTTTTACATTATATTGAGTTCGACCTTTAAGCGAAAGTGCATCATAAAAAAGAACCTAGCTTATGAGAAAGGGGGGGAAAACTCCATTCACAGACTCATGATTAATGCCAGGTGTAAGATACCACAAAAGACTGATTAGAAAGTTGATGATAATGTCCGTTGATTAGTTGAGAGTTGAAATGAATGCTGAGAGGTTGTAAAGTTGTTGGACAATATAGTTGCTATGTTTAGTTGATCAGACGCATTTCAGCATTTGATTAGCTGTTAAAGCTTGCCATTGATCAAGCTGTTTCACTAAAGTTGACATGGATGAACTGATCATCTTTGATTGCTGCCAACATAGCTGATGCAATGTATTCTGAATATAACCAGAAAACCTTCAAAGTCAAGAAGAAAGACAAGTACGTGTTTCATCAGCTACTAGTTAATTTAAAACACATTACCCTCTCAACTGTGATATAGCGACCCTCTAAAACTGATTGATTTAGGTATTTGATACAGCGGTTAGCATCCTCAACAGTATCCATTGTGATAAAAGCAAAACCACGAGAAATCCGTGTTCGAGGCTCCACCACAAGAAAACATGATGCAACCTAATA
Encoded here:
- the LOC112747691 gene encoding uncharacterized protein isoform X1: MADSPVRRNSRSPSPWRAQSRSRSRSRSRSRPRSRSRSRSIPRQRPRSRSRSRGRPRSRSHERVGETQNPGNTLYVTGLSSRVTERDLEEHFSKEGKVASCFLVVEPRTRISRGFAFITMDTVEDANRCIKYLNQSVLEGRYITVERSRRKRPRTPTPGHYLGLKSTRDYGHRGDRGADRGRYRGGPGRDDYQYRRSPRRSPYRGGRDYSPRRSPYGGGGRSRRERSRSPPYSPYGSPDRRYARGSR
- the LOC112747691 gene encoding uncharacterized protein isoform X2, with translation MICYFRNSRSPSPWRAQSRSRSRSRSRSRPRSRSRSRSIPRQRPRSRSRSRGRPRSRSHERVGETQNPGNTLYVTGLSSRVTERDLEEHFSKEGKVASCFLVVEPRTRISRGFAFITMDTVEDANRCIKYLNQSVLEGRYITVERSRRKRPRTPTPGHYLGLKSTRDYGHRGDRGADRGRYRGGPGRDDYQYRRSPRRSPYRGGRDYSPRRSPYGGGGRSRRERSRSPPYSPYGSPDRRYARGSR